One window from the genome of Dermacentor silvarum isolate Dsil-2018 chromosome 5, BIME_Dsil_1.4, whole genome shotgun sequence encodes:
- the LOC125945477 gene encoding keratin-associated protein 6-2-like → MNAILILALLGLAGLVYGGGYGLGYGGYGHGYGLGYGYGHGVGYGGYGHGYGHGYGVGHVTKIAHVGGGKGYSAGVHYGSVHTLGHGYGGHGLGYGYGRGLGYGYGGFGHGGVAVKAVGLGYGHGFGYGHGYGYHG, encoded by the exons ATGAACGCCATC TTGATCCTCGCACTTCTTGGCCTAGCTGGCTTGGTTTACGGTGGTGGATACGGCCTTGGATATGGTGGCTACGGCCATGGCTACGGTCTCGGCTATGGTTACGGGCATGGTGTCGGCTACGGAGGCTACGGTCACGGCTACGGCCATGGCTATGGCGTGGGTCACGTCACTAAGATCGCTCACGTGGGTGGAGGGAAAGGATACAGCGCAGGCGTCCACTACGGATCCGTCCACACACTTGGACACGGATATGGCGGCCATGGACTCGGCTACGGCTACGGCCGTGGTCTCGGCTATGGTTATGGCGGCTTTGGCCACGGTGGCGTCGCCGTCAAGGCTGTGGGTCTTGGCTACGGCCATGGCTTTGGTTACGGTCACGGCTACGGCTATCATGGTTAA